A stretch of DNA from Mycolicibacterium celeriflavum:
GGTTCGCCGACGACCGGCCGATCCGCCGGGTGCACGCTGACGCCTCGATGTTCGTGGGCGGTCTCCGCGCGTTGTTGCTGCAGTCGCTGCATCCGTTGGCGATGGCGGGCGTCGCCGAACACTCCGACTACCGCGGTGATCCGTGGGGCCGGCTGCAGCGGACGAGCACCTTCCTGGCGGTGACCACCTTCGGGCCCGCCGACGAGGCTCAGCGCGCGGTCGACCGCGTCCGCGGCATCCATCAACGGGTGCGCGGCGTCGCTGCGGACGGCAGGCCCTACCATGCCGCCGACCCGCATCTGCTGGAGTGGGTGCACATCGCCGAGGTCGACAGCTTCCTGCTCGCGCACCAGTTGTACGGCGAGACGCCACTGGACCAGGCCGGCCGAGACGGCTACGTCGCCGACACCGCCCTGGTGGCATCGGCGCTGGGCGTCGCCGACCCGCCGCGTAGCGAGAAAGAGCTGGCCAAGCGGATCGAGCGGTTCCGGCCGGAACTGCGCGGCACCGCCGCCGCCCGCGACGCCGCCCGCTTCCTGCTGCTGACTCCTCCGCTGCCGATGGCGGCCAGGGCCCCCTACGGGATACTCGCGGCGACGTCGGTGGCGATGCTGCCGGCCTGGGCGCGAATGCCGCTGATGCTGCCGTATTTTCCGCCGGTCGAGGCGACCGTGATCCGACTGTCGGGTCGTGTTCTTGTCGGCGGGATCCGATGGGCGCTGACCGCGGAGCGCGGCGGTTAGTCCCGGCACTCCACGACGTCGTATTCACCGTCCGCGTACCGGGACCTGATCAGCTTCTTGTCGAACTTGCCGACGCTGGTCTTGGGTACTTCGTCGATGAACGTCCAGTACTCGGGCAGCCAGAACCGGGCGACCTTGTCGCTCAGGTGTTTCCGCAATTCCGCGGCGGTAATGGCTGCGTCGCTGCCGAGGACGACCGCCGCCAGCGGGCGCTCCTGCCACCGGTCATCCGGTACGGCGACGACAGCGGCCTCGAACACCGCGGGATGCTCCGTGATCGCCAACTCCAACTCCACCGACGAGATCCACTCGCCACCGGACTTGATGACGTCTTTGGCGCGGTCGGTCAGCGTGATGAATCCCTGCGGATCGATGCGGCCGACGTCACCGGTGCGCAACCAGCCCGCGTCGAACTTCGACGGGTCGGCGTTCTGATAGTAGGAGCCGGTGATCCACGGTCCTCGAACCTCGATCTCGCCCACCGCTTTTCCGTCATTGGGCAACACGGCGCCGTCGTCGTCGACGATACGGATCTCGACCCCGCACAAGACGCGGCCCGCCGAGGCGCGCAGCGTCCAGTGCTCCTCACCGGTGACCTCCGGCGGCGGTGCGGCGGTGGCCGCCAGCGGTGAGGTCTCCGTCATCCCCCATGCCTGGCGGATCTCCACGCCGTACCTTTCCTGATATTCCTTCATCATCCCGAGGGGCACGGCCGAACCGCCGCAGGCGACCCGCTTCAGGGAAGAGATGTCGCGCTCGGGGTTGGCGTGCAAAAACTTCAGGACGTCGTTCCAGATGGTCGGCACCGCAGCAGCGACGGTGGGCCGGTGCCGTTCGATCATGTCGACCAACGGAGCGGCCTGCAGGAAGCGGTCGGGCAACACCAGGTCCGCGCCGGCCATCATGGCCGCATACGGTTGCCCCCACGCGTTCGCATGGAACATCGGCACCACCGGCAGCACCCGGTCACCGTCGACGAGGCCGAGGTTGTTGGCCGCGCACACCGCCATCGAATGCAGATAGCTCGAGCGGTGGCTGTAGACCACACCCTTCGGGTTACCGGTCGTGCCGCTGGTGTAACACATTGCGGCAGCGCTTCTCTCGTCGAGTTCGGGCCAGTCGTAGTCCAGCGGCTGCCCGTCGAGGAGGTCGGCGTAGCGGATGACGGTGTGACCCGACGCGCCGAGCTGGGAAACGTCGCCGTCGCCGACCACCACCACCGTGTGCACGGTCGTCAACTGCGGCAGGATCGGCGACAGCAGCCCGGCCAGCGACATGTCCACCAGCACAACCGAATCCTCGGCCTGGTTGGCGATGAACGCGATCTGCTCATCGGCCAGTCGGATGTTGAGCGTGTGCAGCACCGCCCCCATGCACGGCGCGGCGAAGTAGGCCTCCAGGTGTTCCTGGTTGTTCCACATGAACGTGGCGACCCGCTGCCCGTCGGTCACCCCCAGCGCGCGTAGCCCGTGCGCGAGCTGCGCAACCCGTGTTCCGAATTCGCCGTAGCTGATCTCCCGGTGTCCGCCGGGTGTCGCGGTGATCACCTTGCGGCTCGAGGACCACCGGGTGCCGTGCCGCAGAATCCCCGTCACGGTCAGCGGAAAGTCCTGCATCGTACTGTCCATGGCATCATCTCCCCAGGCGCCGGCTCGATAGCGCCATGATGGCCGATGTGGGCGCGCTCCGACGGGAAACCGAGCAAGGGGCCGCGAGCGTGGCGGCTGAAACAGCCGACTGCGCCTACGGTTTGGCCTACCGTAAGCCGGGTGGAAGCACACCCGGCAAAAGCCCCCGGCCTGGTGGCGGTCGAGGCACTGCGCTCAGGCGACCCGATCGTCGATGTCAACGGTGGCGGTCAGCACTACACGGTGTTGGAGGCGAAGGACTTCGGCGAGGGCTGTGTCGTCCTCGAGCTGGAGTCCAAGGCCAACGACGAACTGCGGGTGATCGAGATGACGTTCCCCGCCGGATACCAGATGGAAAGATCGCCGCGCCGACTGCTGTAGACCGCCGTCGATGTCGCATCGAGATGGGAGTGCCCGATGTTGGGCGACATCCGTGAGTTGACCGATTCGCCCGAGGCGTACGCCGAGGAACTGCGCAGGCGGTGGGGCGGGCTGCTGAGCTACCGCTACATCGGCCGCAGCTACGCGCAGATGGACCTCGTCGACGAGGACAACACCGTCACCGTGCGCCGCGATATGCGCGACGCCGCGGGTGGGCTGCTGTTCGCCGTGCTGGGCATCTGCGCGCCCGAGAGCGGGCACATGTCCGATCTGGAGGCCGTGCCCAACCCGGTGATCCATTCCTGCCAGTTGCTCGATCCCGGCCTCGACGTCCGTTGCATCGAGGTGGTGTCCGAGGAACTACGGGTCGGCCGCCAGATGGGTTACAGCCGGGCGAAGATCGTCGACGCCGATCAGCCCGACCGGGTCCTTGCGCTGATCGAAGGGCAGGGCGTCAGCATCGGCACGCCGCCGGAAGGACTGGACCGGATGGAGGCCAATCCCCTCGAGGTGGTCGACTCCCCCGACCTGCCGCCGCTGTGGCAGGTGTTCGGCGGCCACCGCAGACCCGACGGTCGCTGGGGCCTGCCGGAGTTGTCGGTGGAGGTGGCGTCGCCCGACGCGGCGCTGCACGTCGGGCCGCAGTTCGTCATCCTCGAGACGGCGGCGATCGACGCCGCGGCCGGCGTCGCCGGCACTGACCGCCTGCACGGGGTGTCGTGCCATGTCATGTTCATGGCCCGCGGCAAAGCCGGCCCGTTCCGGGTGGACACCGAACCGGTACCCGGGCCCGACGGCACCGTCGCGGTACGGGTGCTGATGCGCGACGAAGGCGTGGACGACCGCGTCACCACCGCCGCGTCGTACGTATTCCGGGTGGCATAGCCGAAAACGGCGCCGACGCGCCATGAGACACTTCGGACATGGTTGTCGCAATCGCCCGCCCCAAGCTCGAAGGCAACGTCGCTGTCGGCGACGATCGTCGGATCGGGTTCGCCGAGTTCGGCGCTCCGCAGGGCCGCGCCATCTTCTGGCTGCACGGCACCCCCGGGGCCCGGCGCCAG
This window harbors:
- a CDS encoding oxygenase MpaB family protein, whose protein sequence is MTVLPDLGAVRKSLGRGLFGMVAGPDGPANRTRIHDTPGPRWFADDRPIRRVHADASMFVGGLRALLLQSLHPLAMAGVAEHSDYRGDPWGRLQRTSTFLAVTTFGPADEAQRAVDRVRGIHQRVRGVAADGRPYHAADPHLLEWVHIAEVDSFLLAHQLYGETPLDQAGRDGYVADTALVASALGVADPPRSEKELAKRIERFRPELRGTAAARDAARFLLLTPPLPMAARAPYGILAATSVAMLPAWARMPLMLPYFPPVEATVIRLSGRVLVGGIRWALTAERGG
- a CDS encoding fatty acid--CoA ligase, translating into MDSTMQDFPLTVTGILRHGTRWSSSRKVITATPGGHREISYGEFGTRVAQLAHGLRALGVTDGQRVATFMWNNQEHLEAYFAAPCMGAVLHTLNIRLADEQIAFIANQAEDSVVLVDMSLAGLLSPILPQLTTVHTVVVVGDGDVSQLGASGHTVIRYADLLDGQPLDYDWPELDERSAAAMCYTSGTTGNPKGVVYSHRSSYLHSMAVCAANNLGLVDGDRVLPVVPMFHANAWGQPYAAMMAGADLVLPDRFLQAAPLVDMIERHRPTVAAAVPTIWNDVLKFLHANPERDISSLKRVACGGSAVPLGMMKEYQERYGVEIRQAWGMTETSPLAATAAPPPEVTGEEHWTLRASAGRVLCGVEIRIVDDDGAVLPNDGKAVGEIEVRGPWITGSYYQNADPSKFDAGWLRTGDVGRIDPQGFITLTDRAKDVIKSGGEWISSVELELAITEHPAVFEAAVVAVPDDRWQERPLAAVVLGSDAAITAAELRKHLSDKVARFWLPEYWTFIDEVPKTSVGKFDKKLIRSRYADGEYDVVECRD